TTAAGGATTACTCCACCAACATAAATGATAAAAATTGATCCCACTGGGGATTGAAAGGAAAAAACTGCACTCCATAAAAATAATAAAACTAACGAAAATAACAGGTACCCCCGACGAAATAACCTGCGAATAATCAACGGAAACCAAGGCAAAAGTCGCCAGTGCATATATATTTGCGCGTATGCGCCAGAAAGCAATTCCGAATCTAATATATAAAAGGGTGCCGTTAAAGCTGTTTGTTTACGGCCTGCTCCAATTAACCGGGGAAGTTGCCACCTTTTTGTTCCCCAAAGCACTCGTAAAAATACTGCCACAGCACACATTTCGAGACGCATCCCCATTGGGGAAACTAGAAAAGTAACACCTCCTAATACACCGACTTGTAGATATGACAATAAAGATAATCCACACCGAGTGCTCAATGAATCGGGAAAATACAGCAATTTTTCTGTAGTGATAGCTCGCAGGGGCGCTAATTTTTCACAAAAAATCGAAGTAATAACTAGCGTTACCCCTAATAAAGGTAGCTGTAGTGATATCGGCAAAGTGGTTTTTAACTCGGGGAAATAAGCCGAAACCTTGAACATAATTGATACTACTGCGCCTACTGCAAGACCGATCAGAACCAGTCGGTAGCAAAAATCAAGAACAACGCCCACAATCTTATTCATAGCTTAAGCACAATCTCTTGCATGCTCTTCCTAATAAGCGTCGAGTTGTGGGTGGCAACTATGACACAGCTACCAGCAGCTGCGGTAACCTGAAGCACTTCGGCAAGGAAATTCACCCAAAAATCATCAAGATGTCTTTCAGGTTCATCCAACAATAAGAAATCCACGGAAGCAGCAAGTTGTAAAGCAAGAAATACTCGTTGTTTTTGCCCACTTGATAACCAAGAAGGAGGAACTTTTAGAAGTTCTTCTAATTGCCACGTTTCTATTTGCTCCAACCGTTTTTCTTTGTGATGAGGAAAAACAAGATCGAAATGTTCTCCAATAGAGATATCCGGTATGAAAGTTGGAGTAGAAATGAGTTTTATTTTTCCCAAGCAAGAACGATCACCAGGACTTTTATCGCCAATAAGAACTTTTCCTGTTAGTGGTTCTATTTCTCCGGCAAGGGTTTGCAAAAGTGTTGATTTTCCACTTCCATTTACACCGGAGACTCCATAGAGAACACCACATTCAAATGAATGGGAGCTACAACCTACCGGCTGTTTATGCCCATAAACACCAGTAAAAACTAAAGAATTTTGGATCATATGTTTTTGCTGCGCATCTCTATGAAATAACCAATTACTCACTATAAATGTTCATGTATTATCACGCTAACAAAAAATTCGTCTTCGTAACTAACCATGTTCCTTAACCTTTAGGGGCAAGCATATAAAAGCCTGGTATTCCATACCGGAGAGTCCACCACCCCAGTACTACTTGTCCCTCTGGGAAAAAGTCATTCCGATCATTTGCCCCCAAAGATCTTTTATAGGTTAAAGGCAGCTATATCTGATGGAATCGAAGGCACTTCAGTCATATTCGTGGTACGAGCTGCCATAAAACAATCTCACTAATATAAAAATGGTAGGAAAATTTTCCTACCCAAAATATGTACTTTTAGGGCAAGTCCACGTACCGAATGATAGGAGTTTCACAGTGGAAGAAAGCAAATATCCCACCGATCAAGAGTTTTTAGAACTGCTCTATGCGGCCAAAAAAGAACTATTAGCTGAAAAAGTCCCTATTACCCATGCATGGGTGGATAACTTAATTTTAGAAACCGAAGCATTTTATGCGATAGGTGAAGAATTTAGCGCAAAGCGACTTGCATTTTCACTGATAACTACTCTGTGCAGTTTTGAACTCCAGTATTTTTCAAAAGAATAGCCCGCTAACCTAGCTATCTAATCTGGCTAAATCCATTCATAGTTATTTCAGCATCGCCTTAAAAATAGCAGCTTAACAACCTGCTACCTAGTACTTTATAGCTAGCTACTCAGCTACTAGGTAGCAGGAAAAAGCACCAGAGCATAAGCAAAAGCGGCACCAATAAAACGTGGTACCGCTATAAGAGCTGTAGCAAAAACTACACTTATTAACCTAGCGCTTAGGCTAATGCTGCGTGCATCCCAGCCTCTTGAGCTTCTGGCTTATACTTGCCAGCTCGACGAGCACGCACAATCAAGGTTATACCCAAGCACACCGCCGCGCAGAAGAACAATGCCGCCAACGAGGCCACGAAGTGCCCACTAACGTTACCCTGAGAAGCATCAATAAATGCTTGGCGGGCAGCTGTCATTGGGGTAATTGGGTGTATAAGCTGGAATACCTTTGGCACTGTTGCTAGCGGCCACACACCACCGAAAGAGAACATCCCAAAGGCAAAGGCCGCCAAGATTGCAATACCACCGATGAACTGACCAAAGACTACACGTAGCATTTGGTTGCTTGCGGCAGCGGCAGCACTCATACCAATATAGCTAAGAATGATCGCTAGCCAATTCTTTGGTGACCAACCCACGCTTACTGCCACAATAGAGAGCACACCTAGAGCAATAAGACCAAATACAAACAAGCCGGCAAAAGATTTTAGCGTTGGGGTAATAAAGGAACCATGAGCACCAGTGCCAAAGATGGTAGGAACTAACATGGCGATCAGTGCCATGAGCAAGAAACCGAAAACCATAATAATCAGCATCGAGGCACCGCTGCCTAGGTTTTTCACCGTCGGATCACTGGCATCAACAACAGTTTGCACTGGGTTAACGTTATTTTCCTTGTACACAATAGGAACGGCTACTTGTTTTGCCGAAGCTTCTAGGTTGCCAGCATGAGGTGCTTGCGAGGCACCATCGCTAAGGGCACTAGAAAGTTCACCGGTGCCGCCCTTGAGCTGACCGGAGCCGTCGTAAAGCTGTTGGGTACCACTGGCTAAACGATGAGTACCATCAGCGAGTCGGCCTGCACCATCACTTAACTTGGCTGCGCCCTCATTGGCACGATTAATACCGTCTTGAAGTTTCAGGATGCCACCGTAGTACTCGCTAGTAGGGTCAGAAAGCATATACGCCAAGGTGGCGGTACCGTCTTTGAGTTTATTCAGCTGAGCAACCTGGTTATTAGGGTTATTGGCATCTAACTTGGTGGCAAGCTCATCAAGCTTTTGAGCTTGCTCATTCATCCCAGCTAACCGTAACGCTTCAACGGCTTGGTGTAATTGTGGTGCTGCTTGTTGGGCACTGCTGAGCAGGGGAATAAGCGTTCCAGTGAGTTGATCAACACCGGCGCTGATCTGCTGGGCACCATCACCAAGTTTTTCAGTACCGGCAGCAAGTCGGCCTGCACCATCGCTAAGTTGCTGAGTACCACTTGCTAGGCGGGTAGAGCCTTCAGCGAGTTGCTGGGCACCGTCGTTAAGCTGATTCGCTCCGCTGAGCCCCTGTGCTAAACCGGCGTTTAAGCGACCTGCGCCGTCGTCAAGTTTGGTCGAGCCCTCAGCGGCGCGGCCAAGACCATCACCTAGTTTATTGACGCCACCAATTAATTTCTTGGCATATGATTCTGAGATGGAAGAGCTCACGGCAGTTTGGATTTTTGGCACTAATCCGCCGGTAAGAATTGAACCGTTCGTGCCGTTATAGTCATTGTAATTAATGGCAATTTCTGGTTTGATCGGCTCATCGGCAAAGAGGGTACCTACATTAGCGGAGAAGTCCTTCGGAATAACCACGGTAAACATATAGGTACCATCATGAAGGCCGCGCTCAGCATCTTCTGAGCTTACCTCTTCAAAGGAAAGGTATTCGCGCTTCAGTAGTCCGGCTACCACGTTATCGCCAAAAACGGAGTGCTCACCGTTGATCTCTGCACCGGCATCCTCATTGACCACTGCAAGGCGCACATCGCGTAATTTTTTGGTGGGGTCATACATTGCCCACATATAAATGACACTCACCAACACGGGCAGCAATAAAAACACCACTGCACAAAGGCGTTTCCAGCTGAATTTTTGGGCATCTGCGGCGACTGCCGTACCCGATTGTGTAGTGTTCATCATAGACATGGACTCGTTTTCCTTTGGGATACCAACTGCGAAATCATATTTTGCTCTAGCAATTATTGCCTATAATGCTTATTTCTAAGAAACAAAACCTTTAGGTTGTAGAAAACTTCACTTATTTCTTATAATTCTTTTTTGCTTTTCGACGCACCAACCTGCGCTTTTCTCCTCACACGAACAAAAGTAAGTAGTAAGTATCACATTAATTTTTCCTTGTGATATCAATAAAAACGACTAATCAATAGCATTATTTATGATGTGCGATGCGGAACTATCTCATTCTTTTACCTACCCAACAACACACAAGTAATCCCAGTCACTTTGCTTAGTGATTATGAAAAAACTGAGTAATATCCACAATGGCTTCCCAAATAATGGGAAAGGATTGTAACCCGATTAAATTCGGGGCAAGACCTGAGAACCACACAGTCTATGACTGAGGTGGCGCTCGGGTCTTTTTTTATTTCTACTAACAACTAACAACAATTCATTAAGGCACACACATGAGCACAAAGACAGACTTTGAACCTTTAGCACGCAGTGTAATAACCGCTCTCGGCGGCAGTGACAACATCACCTCAGTCACCCACTGTGCTACCCGGTTACGCTTTAAGGTCAAAGACAGCACCGCAATTAATGAAGCAGCAATTAAAAACACCGCTGGGGTTCTCACCTTGGTTAAAGCTGGTGGCCAGCATCAAATTGTCATCGGAAATGATGTTCCTTTTGCTTATGAGGCAATAGTTGCCCAACCGCATATGGCAGCCAAGGGAGTTAAAGAAGGCGGTGGTGAGAATACCAGCGGTGAGCAAACCGTCGAAAAGAAAAATGCATTTAACGCTTTTATTGATCTTATTTCCTCAATTTTCAGCCCTATTTTGTGGTGTCTTGCTGGTATCGCACTACTTAAAGCATTTTTGTCTATGGGTACCACCTTAGAATGGTTTGGTACTGAATCCGTTACCTATATTGTCTTCCAAGCCGCAAGCGATGGCCTGTTCTACTTCTTACCGCTGTTTTTAGCTATTACCGCAGCACACAAATTTAAGATGAATGAATTCATCGCTCTTGCTGTCGTAGCTCCCCTGGTTTACCCCAGTATTGTTGCACTTACCGATGCCACTGAGCCACTGACTCTACTTGGTCTACCGCTGGTAGCAATGAACTATACCTCGTCGGTCATCCCAGCTATTGTCGCAGTCTGGCTAGCTAGTTATGTGCAACGTTTCTTAGAAAAATACTTGCCCAGCGCAATCCGTAATTTTATGACTCCAGTTTTAACTGTGACCATTATGGTGCCATTGGTTTTGCTCACAGTTGGCCCACTGACCATGCTGTTAGCTCAGGGGATTTCTACTGGTGTTACCTGGCTTACCGACGTTGCCCCCTGGCTAGCTGGTGGCCTTATGGGTGGCTTCTGGCAGGTGCTGGTTATCTTTGGCTTGCACTGGGGTTTTGTACCAATTTTCCTCAATGACATTGCTACGACCGGCTTATCACCAATTCTGGCTCCACTCCAAGCAGCCGTACTAGCCCAAGCTATGGCAGTGCTGGCAGTAAGTCTGCGCACCCGCAATGCTGCTCGTAAAAAACTAGCCGGGCCTGCATCTATTTCCGCATTGGTAGCAGGTGTTACTGAACCAGCTATCTATGGCGTTAACTTACCGCTTAAAGTTCCTTTCTATGCTGGCATTGCTGGTGGTGTTGTCGGTGGCATTATCATTGGGCTTGCCGATGTTGGTTTCACCTCCTTTGTCTTCCCATCCTTACTCGCTTTCCCCGCAGTATTAGGTACCGGTAATTTCACACTCTTTGTTATTGGCACAGTTGTCGCCATGATTATTGGTTTTGTCGGCACCTGGTTTTTACTTCCACAAGCAGAGCGTAATTTCGATGCCACCACTGATCCCGCACCTGTAGAAACCACTGCAGCTAAAGCCGAAGAGAATACCGCTGAAAGTACTGCTGCCTCAGCTATCACAACAGTTATTGCACCAGTGGCTGGCACATTAATTCCGATTGAAGATGTAGCCGATAAGGTCTTTGCTTCTGAGGCCATGGGTGCCTCGGTAGCTATTAACCCTACTGATGGTACTTTCCTGGCACCGATTACTGGCACAATCATTGCCGCCCCAAAAACTGGTCATGCTTTTGGCATTAAGGGAGATAATGGCATTGAACTGCTCATTCATATCGGTATCGACACTGTTCAGATGGCAGGCAAGGGTTTTACTCCCGCAGTCAAAGTGGGCGATAAAGTCACTGTCGGAGATAAACTTGTTGATGTTTCTTTAACCGATATTAGCGAGGCTGGTTACCAGAACACCACAATTATTATTGTGACTAATTCTAAGAAGTTAACCAGCGTCGATAAGCTTGGCCAACCTGGTTCTGTTATTAGCGGTGAACCACTACTGCGCACTGAAAAATAGTTCTATCATCATTCTATTAAGGAGTTCTACCATGTCTACCACTGCTTTTCCCGAGGGATTTTTATGGGGCGGCGCTACTGCCGCCAACCAAATCGAAGGTGCTTATAACCAATACGGCAAAGGATTAAGCATTCAAGATGTTATGCCCCAAGGCATTATGGCGCTACCTACCGCAGAACCCACCGAGGATAACCTCAAGCACACTGCCATTGATTTCTATCACCGGTATGTTGAAGATATTGCGTTATTTGCTGAAATGGGTTTTAAAGTATTCCGGTTCTCTATCGGCTGGTCACGTATTTTCCCACGCGGGGATGAAAACCAACCCAATGAGGAAGGCCTGGCTTTTTATGATCGTGTGCTCGATGAATTAGAAAAATACGGAATCACGCCACTTGTTACTCTCTCGCACTATGAAACCCCACTAGCGATTATGCGTGAATACGGTGGTTGGACCAACCGCGAGGTCATTGGCTTCTTTGAAAAATACTGTCGCACCGTTTTTAACCGCTATAAAGGCCGCGTACAACATTGGCTGACCTTCAATGAAGTCAACTCTGTCCTACATATTCCAGTTTTTGGTGGTCTGGAGGGTACCGTTGAGGAAATCGGCCCGCAGCGTCTTTACCAGGCAATCCACAACGAGTTAGTGGCCAGCGCCAGGGTCACTAAGCTCGCTCATGAGATTGATCCAGATAATAAGGTCGGCTGCATGATTATTGCGGCACCACGGTATCCACTGACCCCAGATCCTCACGATGCATTGCATGCTCTCCAGCGCAGCCAGGATGACTACGCCTTTGGCGATATTCACTGCCGCGGCTACTATCCCGGCTACTACCTGCGAAAACTACGTGAATTAGGGGTAGAACTTGAGATCACGGATCAAGACCGTGATGATCTCAAAAACACCGTCGATTTCGTTTCCTTCTCCTACTATATGTCGGTATGCGAAACCGCCGACCCCACCAAACAAGCCCCAGGTAAGGGCAATATCATTGGCGGGGTACCCAACCCCACACTGCAAGCTTCCGAATGGGGCTGGCAGATTGACCCAGTAGGCTTGCGCATTGTGCTCAATGAGTACTGGGATCGCTGGCAAAAGCCACTTTTTATCGTCGAAAATGGTTTAGGTGCAAAGGATGTGCTTATCGACGGCCCAACTGGACCCACCGTTGCCGATGATTACCGCATTGACTATCTCAATGAACACCTCGTGCAAGTTGAACAAGCCATTGCCGATGGAGTTGAACTCATGGGTTATACCACCTGGGGTTGCATTGATGTGGTCTCAGCATCAACAGCGGAAATGTCTAAGCGCTATGGTTTCATTTATGTGGATCGCAACGATGATGGCACCGGTAGCTTAGATCGCTATAAGAAAAAGTCTTTTAATTGGTACCGCGAACTCATTGCCAGCAATGGTGGAACCCTCACACGATAATCACTATGAAAATTGTGCGCGTATTGAACAATAACGTGGTGCTTGCCATTGATGAGCACCACCAGGAAGCAGTCCTTACCGGCTGGGGAGTCGGCTTTCAAAAGAAGCCGGGGGAACTCGTCGACAAGCAAAAAATCAATCGGGTTTTCCGCCCGGAAGCGGATCGCGATAGTGATAATCTTGCCGATCAACTCGCGCACATTAATCCCCTCTTTTTAGCAGCTGCCGACGACGCATTAAAAAAGGTTGCGGCAACTTTAGACATACCAGCAACCTCAGCTTCGGTTATTGCCCTGGCCGATCACTTAGATGTGGCCCAACAGCGCTATCAGGCTGGGGATACTAGCGTGCATCCACTTCATGCAGAAGTAGTGCATCTCTATGCCACCGAGTATCAGGCTGCCCAAAATATTTTGCGTGAGGTCAATACTCAATTATCGCTTCAGCTTCCGGAAGAAGAGGCGATTGCTATTGCACTACACCTAGTCAATGCTGGTTTTCGCACGGATAGTTTGTTGGAAACCTACCGCATGACGGGAATTTTTCAACAACTATTTAAAATCATCTCGGCAAGCTTTGGTATTGAGGTCAACCAGCACTCTATTTCTGCGGCACGTTTTATTACTCACCTGCGGTATTTCTTTGTTCGAGTAAACCAAAATAAGCAGCTCAATGAAGGAATGCATGTGCTACAAGATTCTATGGAACTTACCCATCCAGAAGCAGTGCGTTGTGCAGCTAAACTTGCTGCGGTATTAGAACTTCGGTTAGGGGCGGAAGTTTCTGCTGATGAACTTGCTTATTTGAGTCTGCATGTAGCCAGGCTTGTCCAAGAAAACGGCAATTCTTCGCACTAGCTAGGACTAGCTCACATAAAAACACTTCCCGGCAGGTTAGCATCAGCCTACCGGGAAGTGTTTTTTCTTTATTATATTTCTGGCTTAACCAACCAGTGCATAAAGTAGCCAGCATAAACAGAAACCAGCGGTACCAAAGATCGTCGATAAGACTGTCCAGGTTTTTAGGCCTTGTTTAACGCTGAGCCCAAGGTACTTGGTCACGATCCAGAAACCGGAATCGTTGATATGGGACAATCCCAGCGCACCAAAACCAATGGATAGCATAATCAACGTGACCTGCACGGTATTAAGTCCGGCATCGGCAATGGGCTGTACTAATAATCCGGTCGCGGTAAGCATGGCTACTGTGGCTGAGCCTTGGGAAGCACGCAATGCTAAGGATAATAGGAAGGCCATCAAAATCAGTGGCATGTTAATGCCAATGAGCATGTCGGATAGAACCTGACCAATTCCAGATTCGACTAATACATTGGCAAAGCCGCCACCGGCACCGGTGACAAAGATAATTACAGCCACGGCTGGTAATGCGGAATCCATAATGCCAGCGCCCTGGTCAAGGTTCCATTTTTGTTGGCGACCAATAAAAATCCAAGCTACTACCACAGCAGTTAATAGCGCGACGGGGGAGGAGCCAATAAAACTCACCGCAGAATGAAAACTAGTACCAGGTTCGCTTAACATGGCACCGGTTGTGCCCACCATGATCATAAGAATCGGCAGCAAAATCAACCCAATAATCATAAATGGTGATGGTGCAACACCAGTAGGACCAGAATCATTTATTTCAACTGGTGACGCAAGCCGCTTGATGCCATCAACCTTAAAAAGTTTGGCAGCAAAATAACCTATCACACAGGTAAGGGCGGCAATCGGTAGACCAAAGGTAAGCATTAAACCAGGATCTTCCTCCAAAGTACCTGCCACCGCAACCGGTCCTGGGTGAGGAGGTAATGCTACATGCACGGTTAACATAGCGCCGGCAACCGGTAAACCAATTTTTAGCGGATTGATTTTAGCTACAGCAGCAAAACCAAAAATAATTGGTGCCAGGATAATAAATCCCACATCAAAGAACACCGGTATGCCTAGCACGAAGGCTGCTAAGGTTACTGCGGCAACAACCTTCTTTGGCCCAAGTTTCGTGGTGAAGTATTGTGCAACTGCTTCCGCACCACCAGAAACTTCAATCATCCGCCCTAGCATTGCACCGAGGCCAACAACTACCACTACTGATCCTAGTGTTTTTCCTACGCCACCGGTAACAGTGCTTACTGCATCGGCAAGCGGAATACCTGCTACTACAGCAGTAGCAATGGCTACGCCAATGAGTGCAACAAAAGCTGGAACCCGCAACCAAATAACTAGTAGAAGTAAAACGGCAACGGCGCCAATACCTAAACCAAGAAGCGCTGTTCCGGTCATGGTTTACCTCCTTGGGCGGTGTCATCAACTGTATCGGCAAGCTGTGTTGGGGCTACCACGGTAATAATGCTGGAATCGTCCTGAGCAGCTTTACCTCGCACAAGTCCGGCTAGGTACTGTTGTTCAGCGGCGGCAGCAAGGGGAACACCAATGCCGGCTTTCTTTGCAGCAGCAGTAACAATGCCCATATCTTTCACAAAAATATCTAGGCGGCTTTTTACCTCTGCGCCTTCTGGGGTATAGGCCTCTAACATGCGCTGACCACGATCACCGAGCATGAAGGAAGCCGCAGCACCACTCATGAGTGCATCGAGTGCGGCTGCCGGATCAAGTCCTAAGCGATCAGCTAAGGCTAGAGCTTCGCCGGCTGCCGCAATGTGGACGCCACAGAGTAATTGGTTCACTGTTTTTAGCGCTTGTCCTTTACCGGGGGCGTCACCAACAATTACTAGATTAGAGGCCATAGCTTCTAATACTTCGCGGATTGACTCGACTACTTTTGGCTTCCCACCAGCAGTTACTAGTAGATCACCTTCCCCGGCGCGTACCGGGCCACCAGAAATCGGAGCATCAACCAGGCCTAGGTTTTTCTCGGCTAATAATGCAGCGGCTTGTTCCACGGCGGTCATGCCCACAGTTGAGGTGAGTAGGACAACCGCCCCTGCTGGCATAACCTCAGCAATGCCTTCTGTGCCAAAGAGAACCTCAAGTAATTGTGGTTCATTACGTACCGCTAATAAAACAACATCTGATTCACGAGCTGCTTCCCGAGCTGAACTAAAAGTCTCAATACCAGCTGCTTGGGCAAGTGCACAGCGGTCTTCGGCAATATCGACCCCACGTACGCTAAAAGTTTTTGCCAGGTTGGTAGCCATTGGCAAACCCATTGCACCTAGTCCAACAACGGTGATAATCATAGGAGGATCCTTTCGGGAAAATTAGTAAGTTTAAGAAAGCTTTTCGACGACTTCTGCCAATGAGGTATCAGTGCCAACATTGCCGGCGAAAACGATATAGGCCACCCCAGTTGCTGGACCATCAGCACTTGCCCATAGGGAAATAATTCCTTCCTGCATCGGGCCAACCACCATAGCGCGGGTCATTTCTAGACCCTTTGAGGCAACATCAGAAGAGGTAATTCCGCCTTTGGCAATAACAAACCGGGGAGTAACCTGATGAATGACCTGGTTGACTACTGCTACTAGTGCTGCTGAGACTTTGCGTGCAATAGCTAGTGATTCTTCCCCATCTTTGCCTTTCACCAGTTGTCGTGAGGTATGGAAAACAACATTGCCATTGCTTAGTTGGTTGGCAATAAGCGTTACCAATCCAGTGAGGTATTCTTCTCGACGATTACCTAGTACTTCAGCTACATCAAGCTCTACGACATATGGCTTAGTGTTTTCCAATAGATGATTAAGCTGGCGAGTTGTGGTGGGAACATGGGAACCGACAACAATCAGTCCGCCAGCAACGGCATTATCTGGTGTGTGTAGATCTTCTTTATTTAGTGGCTTAGGAACATCTTGTCCGATACGAGCACGAACAAATGGTGGGCCGACGCGATAAATAAAGCGCTTACCTTGTGCTTCTGCTTGGATCACACCCAGGCTTAGCAAACGTAGATCATCTTCGGTGACGATATCGCTAACAATTGGTTGACGATGAGTTGCACTAAGCAGTTTTTCCGCAATGGCATCGGCACCACTTCTAATGGTGTTCAGGTCGATGACGAGGACTTCATCTGCTGTGACTCGCCCTTCAGTTTTTTCTTCCACCCATTTAGCCAACTCAGAATTGTGGTAACCAAAGGTTGCATCTTGGGCAAACTCTGATTGACCGACCGGTAAATATCCATCGGTGTCATTACCGGCATAGTGCACTCCAGCGACAGTAATACGTCCGGCATCGCCAAAGGCAGGAACCAGTAGGTAGCCATCAATATCTACGTCGTGCAGCCGGGCAGCATCGGCAAGTGTATCTGGCTCTAGCGGGAAATGTCCGCGCAAGGTGGAATCACTTCGAGAAACAAAGCTTAGTTCCACGCCATATTTCTGTGCTGCAGCATAAGCTGCCGTGGCAACTTCATTGTTGATAGCTTGAGCATCTGCTGGGCTTAGCGAGCGCGAGTTGGTCATTACATAGATGGCCGGAGTTTTTTGTTCCAATGCCCATGCTAAGTCTTCTTCTCGCCAGCGGGTAAGCACCGGTAGATCGGCTACTGATTGGGTACCGGTAGGATCGTCGTCCAGCACGACCAGAATCGGATCGTGATGACCTTTGCTTTCAGCTATAGCAATGGTTTCACGAACAGCGGCGGCAGTGGTTGGCACATCCCCTAGAAAAGGAGCAAGTAGTTCTGTTCCACTTCGATAAGACATCACAATTCCTTTGTTCTTAGACCTCTGAGGACTATCTTTCATCAAAAATAACTTATTAGCGCTCAGATCAACACCAAAAGAAAGTGAAATACGTCATTAACACACCCATTTACCCCCTGATGTGCCACAGTTTTCTGTTTTACCTACCCCCACGACAAAATTATTCTACTGAGCT
This DNA window, taken from Corynebacterium kutscheri, encodes the following:
- a CDS encoding NAD(P)-dependent oxidoreductase, translating into MIITVVGLGAMGLPMATNLAKTFSVRGVDIAEDRCALAQAAGIETFSSAREAARESDVVLLAVRNEPQLLEVLFGTEGIAEVMPAGAVVLLTSTVGMTAVEQAAALLAEKNLGLVDAPISGGPVRAGEGDLLVTAGGKPKVVESIREVLEAMASNLVIVGDAPGKGQALKTVNQLLCGVHIAAAGEALALADRLGLDPAAALDALMSGAAASFMLGDRGQRMLEAYTPEGAEVKSRLDIFVKDMGIVTAAAKKAGIGVPLAAAAEQQYLAGLVRGKAAQDDSSIITVVAPTQLADTVDDTAQGGKP
- a CDS encoding four-carbon acid sugar kinase family protein — encoded protein: MSYRSGTELLAPFLGDVPTTAAAVRETIAIAESKGHHDPILVVLDDDPTGTQSVADLPVLTRWREEDLAWALEQKTPAIYVMTNSRSLSPADAQAINNEVATAAYAAAQKYGVELSFVSRSDSTLRGHFPLEPDTLADAARLHDVDIDGYLLVPAFGDAGRITVAGVHYAGNDTDGYLPVGQSEFAQDATFGYHNSELAKWVEEKTEGRVTADEVLVIDLNTIRSGADAIAEKLLSATHRQPIVSDIVTEDDLRLLSLGVIQAEAQGKRFIYRVGPPFVRARIGQDVPKPLNKEDLHTPDNAVAGGLIVVGSHVPTTTRQLNHLLENTKPYVVELDVAEVLGNRREEYLTGLVTLIANQLSNGNVVFHTSRQLVKGKDGEESLAIARKVSAALVAVVNQVIHQVTPRFVIAKGGITSSDVASKGLEMTRAMVVGPMQEGIISLWASADGPATGVAYIVFAGNVGTDTSLAEVVEKLS